A single genomic interval of Musa acuminata AAA Group cultivar baxijiao chromosome BXJ3-4, Cavendish_Baxijiao_AAA, whole genome shotgun sequence harbors:
- the LOC135635068 gene encoding serine/threonine-protein kinase WAG1-like — MDREETLSFFPPDSYSDLDSSFTSSTTSASTFSARSSLSLASFSSSTSSSSSFAPKPLPHNCSDPHWSALRDAANLSPDGLLHLHHLRLLRPLGSGHLARVFHCRLQGFDDDHSSSEFALKVIDLDALSRSSGNYSKPDDDEYEEESGDGRGRGKMWHVRAEARALAEMDHPFLPTLYARLDASHYACFLIDYCPGGDLHLLLRRCRGHRLPPVAARFYAAEVLLALEYLHALGFVYRDLKPENILLRTDGHIMLSDFDLSFRSHVTPVLRRRRQRRPRRRNRLFCCLLGCSVSSEDEEPEFVAEPSSAFSRACVGTHEYLAPEVVNGRSHGNGVDWWAFGVFLYELFYGRTPFKGATKEATLRNILTREVKFPETNGGNGSETKARDLISRLLVKDPARRMGSARGAAEIKRHPFFESVQWQLIRCTRPPVVAGPAGSARERAAKVKRAQWWSGWRKSAGISSNCRSNNNKTKGLTLGFGLGLLRSKKGTAERNDSGR, encoded by the coding sequence ATGGATCGAGAGGAGACGCTAAGCTTCTTCCCGCCTGACTCTTATTCCGACCTCGACAGCAGCTTCACTAGCTCAACGACGTCTGCCTCCACTTTCAGCGCCCGCAGCAGCCTCAGCTTGGCGTCCTTCTCGTCCTctacttcctcctcttcttcgtttGCTCCGAAGCCCCTCCCCCACAACTGCTCCGATCCCCACTGGTCTGCCCTCCGCGATGCAGCCAACCTCTCTCCTGATGGCCTCCTGCACCTCCACCACCTCCGGCTCCTCCGCCCTCTCGGCTCCGGCCATCTCGCCCGCGTCTTCCACTGCCGGCTCCAAGGCTTCGATGATGATCACTCGTCCTCCGAGTTCGCCCTGAAGGTGATCGACCTCGATGCTCTCTCCCGCTCCTCCGGCAACTACTCCAAGCCCGATGACGACGAGTATGAGGAGGAAAGCGGCGACGGCCGCGGCAGGGGGAAGATGTGGCACGTGCGGGCCGAGGCTCGAGCGCTGGCGGAGATGGACCACCCGTTCTTGCCGACCTTGTACGCCCGGCTCGACGCCTCACACTATGCGTGCTTCCTCATCGACTACTGCCCTGGTGGTGACCTGCACTTGCTCCTCCGTCGCTGCCGCGGGCACCGCCTACCGCCGGTGGCCGCCCGGTTCTACGCCGCTGAGGTCCTCCTCGCCCTCGAGTACCTCCACGCCCTCGGCTTCGTGTACCGCGACCTCAAGCCCGAGAACATCCTCCTCCGCACCGACGGCCACATCATGCTCTCCGACTTCGACCTCTCCTTCCGATCTCACGTCACGCctgtcctccgccgccgccgccaacgCCGCCCTCGCCGCAGGAACCGCCTCTTCTGCTGCCTCCTAGGCTGCAGCGTATCCAGCGAGGACGAGGAGCCCGAGTTTGTGGCCGAGCCATCGTCGGCCTTCTCGAGGGCGTGCGTCGGGACGCACGAGTACCTGGCCCCAGAGGTGGTcaacggccgcagccacggcaacGGCGTCGACTGGTGGGCGTTCGGGGTGTTCCTCTACGAGCTCTTTTACGGTCGCACGCCCTTCAAGGGCGCCACCAAGGAGGCGACGCTGCGGAACATCCTGACTCGGGAGGTCAAGTTCCCGGAGACCAACGGCGGCAATGGGTCGGAAACCAAGGCGAGGGACCTGATCTCGCGGCTCCTGGTGAAGGACCCGGCGAGGCGGATGGGATCGGCCCGGGGGGCGGCCGAGATCAAGCGGCACCCCTTCTTCGAGAGCGTTCAGTGGCAGCTGATTCGGTGCACGCGGCCACCAGTCGTGGCAGGCCCCGCCGGCAGCGCGCGTGAGCGGGCGGCCAAAGTGAAGAGAGCGCAGTGGTGGAGTGGTTGGAGAAAGAGCGCCGGCATCAGTAGTAATTGTAGAAGCAATAACAATAAGACGAAAGGACTCACACTGGGATTTGGGTTGGGGTTGTTGCGATCCAAGAAGGGGACGGCGGAGAGGAATGACAGCGGGAGATAG
- the LOC135635499 gene encoding tRNA-dihydrouridine(47) synthase [NAD(P)(+)]-like gives MEGAAPAKEGSESVGTLESEGATRPRPEDLVARAIAPVKAEYLRPPPSRSVAVDSGVEDGSNEKKSSSTNVVVKEKKSRRQLKRERKQEQKSTRNICPEVAKSGNADACPYRGNCRFNHDMDAYLAEKPPDLEGACPFVSAEEFCPYGITCRYASTHRQQTSLKLAVPATKSSEVNSLNKDLQKLLWKNKVSFPNADLQLKLLGLERGNGARANSGADHMKNHPENNIHLDDNKEMLCSLGAPTTCLENDCLDNGSISDDSRPLKKTKSQADKIDSSPKTKNFEESQDSCLQNGLEDVSPDNLYSSKDDPSLKPHAREIKLIDFRGKLYLAPLTTVGNLPFRRICKALGADITCGEMAMCTNLLQGQASEWALLRRHSSEDIFGVQICGAYPDTVARTVELIDRECEVDFIDINMGCPIDIVVNKQAGSALLTKPLRMKNIIQAASSTLSKPLTVKVRTGYFEGRNRIDSLVSDISNWGAGALTIHGRSRQQRYSKLADWDYIYECAKKAPESLQVLGNGDIFSYTDWIKHTLDCPKLSTCMIARGALIKPWIFTEIKEQRHWDISSGERFNILKDFVRFGLQHWGSDTKGVETTRHFLLEWLSYTYRYIPLGLLDVVPQRLNWRPPSYYGRDDLETLMASDSAADWIRISEMLLGKVPEGFTFTPKHKSNAYDSAENG, from the exons ATGGAAGGAGCCGCACCAGCCAAGGAGGGCTCGGAGAGTGTGGGAACCCTCGAATCCGAGGGCGCCACCCGGCCGAGGCCGGAGGATCTGGTAGCCAGAGCAATAGCCCCTGTTAAGGCCGAGTACCTCCGTCCTCCGCCTTCTAGGTCGGTTGCCGTCGATTCTGGAGTCGAGGATGGCTCCAACGAGAAGAAGAGCAGTTCCACCAACGTTGTCGTCAAGGAGAAGAAATCTCGGCGGCAGCTCAAGAGAGAGCGGAAGCAG GAGCAAAAGTCCACAAGAAATATCTGTCCAGAAGTAGCTAAAAGTGGCAATGCTGATGCATGCCCTTATCGTGGTAATTGCCGCTTCAACCATGACATGGATGCCTATTTGGCAGAG AAACCACCTGACCTAGAAGGGGCATGTCCGTTCGTCAGCGCTGAAGAGTTCTGTCCTTATGGAATAACTTGTAGATATGCCAGTACACACAGACAACAAACATCCTTAAAGTTGGCGGTACCTGCTACTAAGAGCTCTGAAGTCAACAGCCTAAACAAAGATTTGCAGAAGCTTTTGTGGAAGAACAAAGTTAGTTTTCCAAATGCAGATCTTCAGCTCAAACTCCTTGGCCTTGAG CGTGGTAATGGTGCACGTGCAAACTCAGGAGCGGATCACATGAAAAATCACCCAGAAAATAATATTCACTTGGATGACAACAAAGAGATGCTTTGCAGCCTTGGAGCCCCCACAACATGTCTAGAGAATGACTGTTTGGATAATGGGTCTATCTCTGATGATTCAAGACCTTTGAAGAAGACAAAGAGTCAAGCTGATAAAATTGACAGCTCTCCTAAAACTA AAAACTTTGAAGAAAGTCAAGATAGCTGTTTGCAGAATGGGCTTGAAGATGTTTCACCTGATAATTTATATTCCTCCAAAGATGATCCGAGTCTGAAACCACATGCAAGGGAAATAAAGCTCATTGATTTTAGAGGGAAGCTATACCTTGCTCCCCTGACTACTGTTGGAAATCTTCCCTTCAGAAGGATCTGCAAAGCCTTAGGTGCTGATATTACTTGTGGAGAAATGGCTATGTGCACAAATCTCTTGCAG GGGCAAGCTTCAGAATGGGCATTGCTAAGGCGGCACTCGTCGGAGGACATATTTGGAGTACAAATTTGTGGAGCTTATCCTGATACGGTAGCACGTACAGTTGAGCTCATAGATCGTGAATGTGAAGTTGATTTTATTGACATCAATATGGGGTGTCCAATTGATATTGTTGTAAACAAGCAAGCTGGATCTGCTCTGCTCACGAAACCATTGCGGATGAAGAACATTATTCAAGCAGCTTCTTCTACACTTTCTAAACCTTTGACGGTTAAG GTGCGAACAGGTTATTTTGAAGGGAGAAATCGCATTGATTCTCTAGTTTCAGATATATCTAACTGGGGAGCCGGTGCACTGACCATACATGGTCGATCACGACAGCAACGCTATAGCAAGCTTGCTGATTGGGATTATATCTATGAATGTGCAAAAAAAGCCCCAGAAAGTTTGCAAGTTCTAGGAAATGGTGATATTTTCTCATATACTGATTGGATTAAACACACATTGGACTGTCCCAAGCTTTCTACGTGCATGATTGCTCGAGGGGCTCTAATCAAG CCTTGGATATTTACTGAGATTAAGGAACAAAGACATTGGGATATTAGTTCCGGGGAGCGATTCAATATCCTCAAAGATTTTGTTCGATTTGGCCTACAGCATTGGGGCTCCGATACTAAAG GTGTGGAGACAACGAGGCATTTCCTGTTGGAATGGTTGAGTTATACATACCGCTATATTCCACTGGGCCTATTAGATGTAGTTCCACAGCGTTTAAATTGGAGACCACCCAGCTACTATGGCCGAGATGACCTTGAGACCCTAATGGCTTCTGATTCAGCTGCTGACTGG ATTCGGATATCTGAGATGTTGCTTGGAAAGGTTCCAGAAGGCTTTACTTTTACACCTAAACACAAATCTAATGCTTATGACAGTGCAGAAAACGGCTAA
- the LOC103983043 gene encoding ubiquitin-like protein 5: MIEVVLNDRLGKKVRVKCNEDDTIGDLKKLVAAQTGTRADKIRIQKWYTVYKDHITLKDYEIHDGMGLELYYN; the protein is encoded by the coding sequence ATGATCGAGGTGGTGCTGAACGATCGGCTGGGGAAGAAGGTGCGAGTGAAGTGCAACGAGGACGACACGATCGGCGACCTGAAGAAGCTGGTGGCGGCGCAGACGGGCACCCGCGCCGACAAGATCCGCATCCAGAAGTGGTACACCGTCTATAAGGATCACATCACCCTTAAGGACTACGAGATCCATGACGGCATGGGCCTCGAGCTCTACTACAACTGA
- the LOC135634690 gene encoding uncharacterized protein LOC135634690, whose translation MAWFFAERRGPQWKHGWREQTLASLSLPPPQLIAIFAIVILFLSVSWYGDYKTQVRRTETSFRFLLFLLPAALIVVARYVVRDSWFVFRLPRARRESIHPAGSSPWGVLLLVLVLLVMVSYQSSFHAQWFRPLWRVD comes from the coding sequence ATGGCGTGGTTCTTCGCGGAGAGGAGAGGACCCCAATGGAAGCATGGATGGAGAGAGCAAACACTTGCctccctctccctccctccccctcAACTCATCGCCATATTCGCCATCGTCATCCTTTTCCTGTCCGTGTCGTGGTACGGGGACTACAAGACGCAGGTGCGGCGCACCGAGACCAGCTTCaggttcctcctcttcctcctcccggcCGCGCTCATCGTCGTCGCCCGCTACGTGGTGAGGGATAGCTGGTTCGTGTTCCGGCTGCCGCGGGCGCGGCGGGAGTCGATACATCCGGCGGGGAGCTCGCCGTGGGGGGTGTTGCTGCTGGTGCTGGTGCTGCTGGTGATGGTCTCTTACCAATCTTCCTTCCACGCTCAGTGGTTTAGGCCACTGTGGAGGGTGGATTAA